A single region of the Gemmatimonadales bacterium genome encodes:
- the rpsK gene encoding 30S ribosomal protein S11: protein MTNPNPTPAPAKAPVKRSKKVVESEGIAHISATFNNLLITITDMKGNALAWGSAGKAGFKGSKKSTPFAATVAAENCAREAMNLGLRRVHVRVQGPGSGRESAIQALASVGLRVVSIRDVTPIPHNGCRPPKKRRV, encoded by the coding sequence ATGACCAATCCGAATCCGACGCCCGCGCCGGCCAAGGCGCCCGTGAAGCGCAGCAAGAAGGTGGTCGAGTCCGAGGGCATCGCCCACATCTCGGCCACCTTCAACAATCTGCTGATCACGATCACCGACATGAAGGGCAACGCGCTCGCCTGGGGCTCCGCCGGCAAGGCGGGCTTCAAGGGGTCGAAGAAGTCGACGCCGTTCGCCGCCACGGTGGCCGCCGAGAACTGTGCGCGCGAGGCCATGAACCTCGGGCTCCGCCGGGTCCACGTGCGGGTGCAGGGCCCCGGCAGCGGGCGCGAGTCGGCCATCCAGGCGCTCGCGTCGGTGGGGCTCCGGGTCGTGTCGATCCGCGACGTCACCCCGATTCCCCACAATGGGTGCCGCCCGCCCAAGAAGCGGCGGGTCTGA
- the rpsM gene encoding 30S ribosomal protein S13 yields MARIAGVDLPREKRVEIALTYIFGVGRPTSGRILSETGVNADTRVRDLSDAEVARLRQYIERSVKVEGALRTEVAMNIKRLMDIGSYRGIRHRRGLPVRGQRTHTNARTKKGPRRAIAGKKKVTKK; encoded by the coding sequence ATGGCGCGCATTGCCGGCGTGGACCTGCCACGCGAGAAGCGCGTCGAGATCGCGCTTACCTATATCTTCGGGGTCGGGCGCCCTACGAGCGGCCGCATCCTCTCCGAGACCGGCGTCAATGCAGACACCCGTGTGCGGGACCTGTCGGACGCGGAAGTGGCGCGGCTCCGCCAGTACATCGAGCGCTCGGTCAAGGTCGAAGGCGCCCTTCGCACCGAAGTGGCGATGAACATCAAACGGCTGATGGACATCGGCAGCTATCGCGGCATCCGCCATCGGCGCGGGCTGCCGGTGCGCGGACAGCGCACGCACACCAACGCGCGGACCAAGAAGGGGCCGCGGCGGGCCATCGCGGGCAAGAAGAAGGTGACCAAGAAGTAA
- the rpmJ gene encoding 50S ribosomal protein L36, protein MKVRSSVKPICEHCKVIKRQGVVRVICKRNPKHKQRQG, encoded by the coding sequence GTGAAGGTACGCTCGAGCGTCAAACCGATTTGCGAGCACTGCAAGGTTATCAAGCGGCAGGGTGTCGTGCGGGTCATCTGTAAGCGCAACCCCAAGCACAAACAGCGGCAGGGCTGA
- a CDS encoding dihydroorotate dehydrogenase — protein MAPRDLAREVLGQRFQNPVLLASGTAGFGCELDGVMDLDRLGGIVTKAVSLEPRKGNAPPRVAEFRGGMLNSVGLANPGLIHVREVELAWLTRRLARARILVNVVGFRVGEYAEVVGGLDGMVGITAFELNLSCPNTSAGGIEFGADRECVARIVSSCRARTRLPLVAKLSPVLPDIGGMALVARDAGADALTVVNTMPGFLSGGRAVPKLGAGSGGVSGPALLPIGLLAVQRVLERTGGIPVIGVGGIRSATDVRQYLRAGAMLVEIGTAALADPRLPERVVRDLEAGVM, from the coding sequence GTGGCGCCGCGCGATCTCGCCCGCGAGGTCCTCGGCCAGCGCTTCCAGAATCCCGTGCTGCTCGCCTCCGGGACCGCGGGGTTTGGCTGCGAGCTCGATGGAGTTATGGACCTGGATCGACTCGGCGGGATCGTCACCAAGGCCGTCTCGCTCGAACCGCGGAAGGGCAACGCGCCGCCCAGGGTCGCTGAGTTCCGCGGTGGCATGCTCAACTCCGTCGGGCTCGCCAATCCGGGGCTCATCCACGTGCGCGAGGTCGAGCTGGCGTGGCTCACGCGCCGGCTCGCCCGGGCGCGGATCCTCGTCAACGTAGTCGGCTTCCGGGTCGGCGAGTATGCGGAGGTCGTCGGCGGCCTCGACGGCATGGTTGGCATCACCGCTTTCGAGCTCAACCTCTCCTGCCCCAACACGAGTGCCGGCGGGATCGAGTTCGGCGCCGACCGCGAATGCGTGGCGCGCATCGTCTCGAGCTGCCGCGCACGGACCCGGCTACCGCTCGTCGCCAAGCTCTCACCCGTGCTCCCGGACATAGGGGGGATGGCGCTGGTCGCGCGCGATGCTGGTGCCGATGCGCTCACGGTGGTGAACACCATGCCCGGCTTCCTCTCCGGCGGTCGAGCCGTGCCGAAACTCGGCGCCGGAAGCGGCGGCGTGAGCGGGCCAGCGCTGCTGCCGATCGGCCTCCTCGCCGTTCAGCGCGTGCTCGAGCGGACCGGCGGCATTCCGGTAATCGGCGTGGGTGGCATCCGGAGCGCCACGGACGTGCGCCAATACCTGCGCGCGGGAGCGATGCTCGTTGAGATCGGCACGGCGGCGCTCGCGGACCCGCGCCTGCCCGAGCGGGTGGTACGCGATCTTGAAGCCGGTGTGATGTGA
- a CDS encoding N-acetylmuramoyl-L-alanine amidase — protein sequence MSTPRGERRIAVQLDGGGAPVVAAPPLIAALGGTITVLGEWAEVSVAQQGFRFLLGAPLYRFNEKLQMLAGPVSITRDTVFLPFQFVAEVLPTYLADRYRYDRAAGRLIEAPPDPPAAPREARLPNGLRPGHLITVDAGHGGVDPGNPGMFFPGGLKEKDVTLRVSLLLRDELRKRGINVRMTRTTDTLIALGDRGGYCTESCDLFVSVHVNSLPRRRGFTDVRGFETYFLAEAKTEDAARVARMENDAVRFESVPEELPPTGGLDFILKDLQLNEHLRESARLAELVDGGLGRVHPGPDLGVKQAGFMVLTTARRPAILVEIGYSTNRDDSRYITSTAGQRAIAGSIADSIVKYLLEYERKTDATADSGRAR from the coding sequence GTGAGCACGCCGCGCGGGGAGCGGCGCATCGCCGTGCAGCTGGATGGGGGGGGAGCGCCGGTCGTCGCCGCCCCGCCGCTCATCGCGGCGCTCGGAGGGACGATCACCGTCCTCGGCGAATGGGCCGAAGTGAGCGTCGCGCAGCAGGGGTTCCGCTTCCTGCTCGGCGCGCCGCTCTACCGATTCAACGAGAAGCTTCAGATGCTCGCCGGTCCGGTCTCCATCACCCGCGACACTGTCTTTCTCCCATTCCAGTTCGTCGCCGAGGTACTTCCCACGTACCTCGCGGATCGATACCGATACGACCGCGCCGCCGGACGCCTGATCGAGGCGCCGCCCGACCCGCCGGCCGCCCCGCGCGAGGCGCGATTGCCGAACGGCTTGCGGCCGGGCCACCTCATCACCGTCGATGCGGGGCACGGCGGAGTGGATCCGGGAAACCCCGGAATGTTTTTTCCCGGGGGACTCAAGGAGAAAGACGTAACACTTCGAGTATCGCTGTTGCTCCGGGACGAGCTCCGCAAGCGCGGTATCAACGTGCGCATGACCCGCACGACCGACACGCTCATTGCGCTCGGTGACCGCGGCGGCTACTGCACGGAAAGCTGCGACCTGTTCGTGAGCGTGCACGTGAACTCGTTGCCGCGGCGGCGCGGCTTCACCGACGTGCGCGGGTTCGAGACCTACTTCCTTGCCGAGGCCAAGACCGAAGATGCCGCGCGCGTGGCGCGGATGGAGAACGACGCGGTGCGGTTCGAGAGCGTGCCGGAGGAGCTGCCGCCCACCGGCGGCCTCGACTTCATCCTCAAGGACTTGCAGCTCAACGAGCATCTGCGGGAGTCGGCCCGCCTGGCCGAGCTGGTGGACGGCGGACTCGGCCGGGTCCATCCGGGGCCCGATCTCGGCGTGAAGCAGGCCGGGTTCATGGTGCTGACGACCGCGCGGCGGCCGGCAATCCTGGTCGAGATCGGCTACAGCACCAACCGCGACGACAGCCGGTACATCACCTCGACGGCCGGCCAGCGGGCTATCGCCGGCTCCATCGCGGATTCGATCGTGAAATATCTGCTGGAGTACGAGCGCAAGACCGATGCGACGGCGGACTCCGGCCGGGCCCGCTAG
- the smpB gene encoding SsrA-binding protein SmpB, producing the protein MAQKSPPPAESRQSVARNPKAAHDYHVLETWEAGVVLTGTEVKSLRNGKASIKEAYARVRNGEVWLEGMNITPYEQGNRYNHEPVRSRKLLLHRREIERMVGAVEQRGLTLVPLELYFKKGHAKVALALGRGKQLHDKREALKRRLAEREAARAMSVKGRR; encoded by the coding sequence GTGGCCCAAAAATCTCCGCCCCCTGCCGAGTCCCGGCAGTCGGTCGCCCGCAATCCGAAAGCAGCCCACGACTACCATGTCCTCGAGACTTGGGAGGCGGGCGTCGTGCTGACCGGCACCGAGGTCAAATCGCTCCGGAACGGGAAAGCGTCGATCAAGGAAGCGTACGCCCGGGTCCGCAACGGTGAGGTCTGGCTGGAGGGGATGAACATCACGCCGTACGAACAGGGCAACCGGTACAATCACGAGCCGGTGCGCTCCCGGAAGCTTCTCCTGCACCGCCGCGAGATCGAGCGCATGGTGGGCGCGGTCGAGCAGCGCGGGCTCACCCTGGTGCCGCTCGAGCTCTACTTCAAGAAGGGACACGCCAAGGTCGCGCTGGCGCTCGGCCGAGGCAAACAGCTACACGACAAACGCGAAGCCCTGAAGCGCCGCCTCGCCGAGCGCGAGGCGGCGCGTGCCATGTCGGTGAAGGGGCGGCGATGA
- the moeB gene encoding molybdopterin-synthase adenylyltransferase MoeB, whose product MGALSADELVRYARHLMLPEIGRGGQERLAAARVLLIGAGGLGSPAALYLAAAGVGTLGLIDFDRVDLTNLQRQVLHGTSAIGRPKVASAAERIADLNPGVRVVPIEQRLSAANARAILGDYDIVVDGTDNFPTRYLVNDICVWLGKPLVYGSILRFEGQASVFYAPEGPCYRCLYAEPPPPELVPNCAEGGVLGVLPGIVGSLQALEAIKWVTGVGESLVGRLLLFDALRVRFRELRVSKDPECPVCGEHPTITEPIDYAAFCGVTADRAGADAVTSRALAQELAGNRATDMPLVLLDVREPWEWEIAHIAGAMPLPLGQLPDRLREIDPRADLVTICHHGARAEKARQLLEAAGFTQVRTLSGGIDEWAQQVDASLKRY is encoded by the coding sequence GTGGGTGCGCTATCCGCTGATGAGCTCGTCCGGTACGCCCGGCACCTGATGCTGCCCGAGATCGGCCGCGGAGGTCAGGAACGACTCGCGGCCGCTCGCGTACTTCTCATCGGGGCCGGCGGACTCGGGTCGCCGGCGGCCCTGTATCTGGCCGCCGCCGGCGTCGGCACCCTCGGGCTCATCGACTTCGATCGCGTCGATCTCACCAACCTCCAGCGGCAGGTTCTCCACGGTACCAGCGCGATCGGCCGGCCCAAGGTCGCCTCCGCGGCCGAGCGCATCGCCGATCTCAACCCCGGCGTTCGCGTCGTGCCCATCGAGCAGCGGCTCTCGGCGGCCAATGCGCGCGCGATCCTCGGTGACTACGACATCGTCGTGGATGGCACCGACAATTTCCCCACCCGATACCTCGTCAACGACATCTGCGTCTGGCTCGGCAAGCCGCTCGTTTACGGCAGCATCCTTCGCTTCGAGGGGCAGGCGTCGGTGTTCTACGCGCCGGAAGGCCCGTGCTACCGCTGCCTGTATGCTGAGCCCCCGCCGCCCGAGCTGGTGCCGAACTGCGCCGAGGGCGGTGTGCTCGGCGTGCTGCCCGGCATCGTCGGCAGCCTGCAGGCTCTCGAGGCCATCAAGTGGGTGACCGGCGTCGGAGAATCTCTGGTAGGTCGACTGCTGCTCTTCGATGCCCTGCGGGTGCGCTTTCGCGAGCTGCGCGTATCGAAGGACCCCGAGTGCCCGGTGTGCGGCGAGCACCCCACGATCACCGAGCCGATTGACTACGCGGCATTCTGCGGTGTCACCGCGGATCGCGCCGGCGCGGACGCAGTGACGTCGCGCGCGCTCGCGCAGGAGTTGGCAGGCAACCGGGCCACCGATATGCCGCTCGTCCTGCTCGACGTGCGCGAACCATGGGAGTGGGAGATCGCCCACATCGCGGGCGCAATGCCCCTCCCCCTCGGCCAACTCCCCGACCGGCTTCGCGAGATCGACCCCCGCGCCGACCTCGTCACCATCTGCCACCACGGCGCCCGTGCCGAGAAAGCCCGCCAGCTTCTCGAGGCGGCAGGGTTCACGCAGGTGAGGACGCTGAGCGGGGGAATAGATGAATGGGCGCAGCAAGTGGATGCATCGCTGAAGCGATACTGA
- a CDS encoding Rrf2 family transcriptional regulator → MRVTTWTEYSLIISLHLARRGRSGTGPVAARELADAERLPADYVEQILLRLRRAGLVESVRGAKGGYYLARSPVAISVRDVMTASEHQTFEVNCEAHPVAAERCSPATSCSIRPVWIALQQRVDELLGSISLADLMKDEVQVQELVSITSSV, encoded by the coding sequence ATGCGGGTCACCACCTGGACCGAGTACAGCCTCATCATCTCGTTGCATCTCGCCCGCCGAGGCCGGAGCGGCACCGGCCCCGTGGCCGCGCGCGAGCTGGCCGATGCGGAACGGCTCCCGGCGGACTACGTCGAGCAGATCCTGCTGCGCCTTCGCCGCGCAGGGCTCGTCGAGAGCGTGCGAGGCGCCAAGGGCGGGTACTACCTGGCGCGGAGCCCGGTCGCGATTTCGGTCCGCGATGTCATGACGGCGTCCGAGCACCAGACCTTCGAGGTCAACTGCGAGGCTCACCCGGTGGCGGCCGAGCGGTGCAGTCCGGCTACCTCGTGCAGCATTCGCCCCGTATGGATTGCCCTGCAGCAGCGCGTCGACGAGCTGCTCGGCAGCATCTCGCTCGCCGACCTGATGAAGGATGAGGTGCAGGTGCAGGAGCTGGTGAGCATCACCTCGTCGGTGTAA
- a CDS encoding metallophosphoesterase, protein MTTPERRSLRLAAVGDLHYGRVGGGPLQMLLDAVAGQADVLAICGDLTDTGHPDEARALARELAGAKVPIVAVLGNHDYESGRTGELVEIFADSGVTVLDGTASVLLGVGFAGVKGFAGGFGRRALGPWGEPAIKLFVREALDEALKLETALARLDTPRRVVLMHYSPIQATVEGEPLEIYPYLGSSRLEEPLGRYPVDAVFHGHAHHGTPEGRTRAGVPVYNVSLALLQRIRPGQPPFRVLELPRRIDGPPDGLRA, encoded by the coding sequence ATGACCACCCCAGAGCGCCGGAGCCTCCGTCTCGCTGCCGTCGGCGATCTCCACTACGGCCGCGTGGGCGGCGGCCCGCTGCAGATGCTGCTCGACGCCGTCGCGGGCCAGGCAGACGTGCTCGCCATCTGCGGCGACCTCACCGACACCGGGCATCCCGACGAAGCGCGGGCGCTCGCCCGTGAGCTGGCGGGTGCCAAGGTGCCGATTGTCGCCGTGCTCGGGAACCACGACTACGAGTCGGGCCGCACCGGCGAGCTGGTGGAGATCTTCGCGGACTCCGGCGTCACGGTGCTCGATGGGACCGCGAGCGTGCTGCTCGGCGTCGGGTTCGCGGGCGTGAAGGGATTTGCGGGCGGCTTTGGGCGGCGGGCGCTCGGCCCGTGGGGTGAGCCGGCGATCAAGCTCTTCGTGCGCGAGGCGCTCGACGAAGCGCTCAAGCTGGAGACCGCGCTGGCGCGGCTCGACACACCGCGACGCGTGGTGCTGATGCACTACTCACCGATCCAGGCCACCGTCGAGGGCGAGCCGCTGGAGATCTATCCGTATCTCGGGTCGAGCCGGCTGGAGGAGCCCCTCGGGCGCTATCCGGTGGATGCGGTGTTTCACGGCCACGCGCACCACGGCACGCCCGAGGGGCGGACCAGGGCCGGCGTGCCGGTCTACAACGTCTCACTCGCGCTGTTGCAGCGGATCCGGCCGGGCCAGCCGCCGTTCCGCGTTCTCGAGCTGCCGCGCCGAATCGACGGCCCGCCCGACGGGCTTCGCGCGTAG